Proteins encoded by one window of Gouania willdenowi chromosome 4, fGouWil2.1, whole genome shotgun sequence:
- the marchf2 gene encoding E3 ubiquitin-protein ligase MARCHF2 — translation MTTGGCCHLPGSLCDCACNTGAWKSVEEAGGDGCPALYVTQVTSLDGRLLSSVLKPVSTQSDGPICRICHEGGVSESLLSPCDCTGTLGTVHRSCLERWLSSSNTSYCELCHTEFSIERRARPLTEWLREPGPLNEKRTLFCDMVCFLFITPLAAISGWLCLRGAQDHLQLGSWLQAVGLIALTIALFTIYVLWTLVSFRYHCQLYTEWRRTNQKVRLLIPQAKEANSSHHALLSTKLLKLSANESIV, via the exons ATGACGACAGGCGGGTGTTGCCACCTGCCTGGCTCCTTGTGTGACTGCGCCTGCAACACCGGCGCGTGGAAGAGCGTGGAGGAGGCGGGCGGCGACGGGTGTCCGGCGCTCTACGTCACCCAGGTGACTTCTCTAGATGGACGGTTACTGTCCTCGGTGCTGAAACCAGTGAGCACCCAAAG tgatgGGCCCATCTGTCGTATTTGCCATGAAGGAGGCGTGAGTGAGAGCCTGTTGTCCCCATGTGACTGCACAGGCACCCTGGGTACGGTGCACAGGAGCTGCTTAGAGAGGTGGCTCTCCTCCTCCAACACCAGCTACTGTGAGCTCTGCCACACAGAGTTCAGCATCGAGCGTAGAGCCAGACCCCTCACTGAG TGGCTGAGGGAGCCCGGCCCCCTGAATGAGAAGCGGACCCTGTTTTGTGACATGGTCTGCTTCCTGTTCATCACACCTCTGGCTGCCATCTCAGGCTGGCTGTGTCTGCGAGGGGCTCAGGACCACCTCCAGCTGGGCAGCTGGCTGCAGGCTGTGGGCCTCATCGCTCTCACCATCGCCCTCTTCACCATCTACGTCCTGTGGACGCTG GTGTCTTTCCGCTACCACTGTCAGCTCTACACAGAGTGGAGGAGAACCAATCAGAAAGTGCGTCTGCTTATTCCTCAGGCTAAGGAGGCCAACTCTTCCCATCATGCCCTGCTCTCTACCAAACTGCTGAAGCTGTCGGCCAATGAGAGCATAGTATGA